One part of the Arachidicoccus terrestris genome encodes these proteins:
- a CDS encoding DHA2 family efflux MFS transporter permease subunit, with amino-acid sequence MSNTSQIQNPQDSLVEYGARRVVIVITAILCALLEIVDTTIVNVALNDMKGNLGATLSEIGWVITAYAIGNVIIIPMTSWLSQQFGRRNYFAASVILFTACSFFCGNATTLWELILFRFLQGVGGGALLVTSQTIITEVFPIEKRGMAQAIYGLGVIVGPTLGPPLGGYLVETYSWPYIFFVNIPIGIAAAIMTLKFVRSPKYGQKKTAREVDWFGIFFLMMAVGCLQFVLEKGQEEDWFSSEIILICSVISAIMFYFFIWRESVAKNPIVNLRVLKDKNLAIGTILTFILGFGLYGSTFIIPLYLQNILGWTAYQAGLIMVPSAVVTAIMMPIIGVLMQKGVKQQLLISLGFVLFFVYSLWGYRILTPFTGFYDFFWMLMLRGFALSMIFIPITTLALSTLTGKSIGEGASFTGMARQLGGSFGVALITTFMTRQSFSYRTDMVGNTNPANGIFQQKYESLVAMFTHKGMALNQAREAAYKAVDGMIMKQVAILSYMDVFLYIGMMFLICVPFVLMVKNSKKKMDMSAAMH; translated from the coding sequence ATGAGTAATACAAGCCAAATTCAAAACCCGCAGGATTCTTTAGTTGAATATGGCGCCAGGAGAGTGGTGATTGTCATTACAGCCATTCTCTGTGCCTTGCTTGAAATCGTGGATACCACCATCGTTAACGTAGCGCTCAATGATATGAAGGGAAACCTTGGAGCGACTTTAAGTGAGATTGGTTGGGTGATTACGGCTTATGCCATCGGTAATGTGATTATTATACCGATGACCAGCTGGTTGAGTCAGCAGTTTGGTCGCAGAAACTATTTTGCCGCTTCGGTGATTCTGTTCACGGCCTGTTCTTTTTTCTGCGGTAACGCAACCACCCTTTGGGAACTGATCTTATTCCGGTTCCTGCAAGGGGTAGGAGGCGGTGCCTTACTGGTGACCTCCCAAACCATTATTACCGAGGTCTTCCCCATCGAAAAAAGAGGAATGGCGCAGGCTATTTACGGCCTGGGAGTCATTGTTGGCCCTACGCTGGGGCCCCCGTTGGGTGGTTATCTGGTGGAGACCTATAGTTGGCCTTATATCTTTTTTGTTAACATCCCCATTGGTATCGCCGCGGCGATTATGACCCTTAAATTTGTCCGCAGTCCCAAATATGGTCAAAAGAAAACTGCCCGGGAGGTGGACTGGTTTGGCATATTTTTCCTGATGATGGCCGTTGGTTGTCTGCAGTTCGTACTGGAGAAAGGACAGGAGGAAGATTGGTTCAGCTCAGAAATCATTCTTATCTGTTCGGTCATATCCGCAATCATGTTCTACTTCTTTATATGGCGGGAGTCTGTGGCAAAAAATCCCATTGTTAACCTGAGAGTACTCAAAGATAAAAACCTGGCTATCGGAACGATTCTGACATTTATATTAGGTTTTGGTCTTTATGGTTCTACCTTCATTATTCCGCTGTACTTACAGAATATCCTGGGCTGGACGGCCTATCAGGCAGGGCTGATCATGGTGCCTTCAGCGGTCGTGACGGCGATTATGATGCCTATTATCGGTGTGCTGATGCAAAAAGGCGTGAAACAGCAATTATTGATTTCCCTGGGGTTTGTCCTGTTCTTTGTATACAGCCTGTGGGGCTATAGAATCCTGACACCTTTTACCGGTTTTTATGATTTTTTCTGGATGCTCATGCTGCGTGGCTTTGCCCTGAGTATGATCTTTATTCCGATAACCACATTGGCGCTCTCAACCCTGACGGGCAAATCCATTGGCGAAGGCGCTTCCTTTACCGGTATGGCCCGCCAGCTTGGCGGATCTTTCGGAGTAGCCTTGATTACGACCTTTATGACCCGTCAATCATTTAGCTACCGCACTGACATGGTAGGGAACACAAATCCGGCCAATGGTATTTTCCAACAAAAATATGAAAGCCTGGTAGCCATGTTCACCCATAAGGGAATGGCCCTTAACCAGGCCCGGGAAGCGGCCTATAAAGCAGTGGACGGAATGATTATGAAACAAGTGGCGATCCTCTCTTACATGGATGTCTTCTTATATATCGGTATGATGTTCCTGATCTGTGTACCTTTCGTATTGATGGTCAAAAACAGTAAAAAGAAAATGGATATGAGCGCAGCGATGCACTAA
- a CDS encoding HlyD family secretion protein codes for MSQENNNTSTKPKKKSNALFAIIFSILVVAGIIYGVIAFLHAQKHEETDDAQISSDISPVIPHVSGYIKNVLVKDHQYVHKGDTLVILDDRDFQIALENANAGLATAQSGVDVASAGIGVAQSNIVSSRTSIETVDAQIEAAKVKLWRANSDFERYSNLIKDHTITQQQFEEAKATKELAEKQLDILQAQKNAAAKNVAAVASQKSVSSSQVTSAQAKIKQAQASIDAAKLNLSYTVITASVDGQVGTVNLQPGQFVAAGQALFEIVPNLKRWVVANFKETQMTRIRKGQDVEIHVDAYPDMNIKGKVSSISPATGAKMALLPPDNASGNFIKVVQRIPVRIDLTGVSDSTLQMLSSGMSVDVDVLLTSGN; via the coding sequence ATGTCTCAGGAAAATAACAATACATCAACCAAACCCAAGAAAAAATCAAACGCCCTATTTGCGATCATTTTCTCCATACTGGTCGTAGCAGGTATCATTTACGGCGTAATAGCTTTTTTACATGCGCAAAAACATGAAGAAACAGATGATGCGCAGATTTCCAGTGATATCAGTCCTGTAATACCTCATGTTTCCGGCTATATTAAAAACGTATTGGTCAAAGACCATCAATATGTTCATAAAGGAGACACGCTGGTTATCCTGGATGATCGTGACTTTCAGATTGCTCTGGAAAATGCAAATGCCGGGCTAGCCACTGCTCAAAGCGGTGTCGATGTTGCCAGTGCCGGTATAGGCGTTGCGCAAAGCAATATTGTGAGTTCCAGAACTTCTATAGAAACCGTGGATGCGCAGATTGAAGCTGCCAAAGTGAAACTCTGGCGTGCCAATAGTGATTTCGAACGTTATAGTAATTTAATTAAGGACCATACCATTACACAGCAACAATTTGAAGAGGCAAAGGCGACCAAGGAATTAGCAGAAAAACAATTGGATATCCTGCAAGCCCAAAAAAATGCGGCCGCTAAAAACGTGGCAGCAGTTGCTTCTCAAAAGTCTGTCTCGTCCAGCCAGGTCACTTCCGCCCAAGCGAAGATTAAACAGGCGCAGGCTTCTATCGACGCCGCAAAGCTCAATTTGTCCTATACGGTCATTACGGCTTCTGTCGACGGGCAAGTCGGTACCGTAAACCTGCAGCCGGGTCAGTTCGTTGCAGCCGGGCAGGCGCTTTTTGAGATCGTTCCTAATTTGAAAAGATGGGTCGTTGCCAATTTTAAAGAAACACAAATGACGCGTATCCGCAAAGGACAGGACGTGGAAATACATGTAGACGCTTATCCCGATATGAATATCAAAGGAAAAGTTTCGTCTATATCACCTGCGACCGGTGCCAAAATGGCCCTGTTGCCGCCTGACAACGCGTCCGGTAACTTTATTAAAGTCGTTCAGCGTATTCCTGTTCGGATCGACCTGACCGGGGTGTCTGACTCTACCTTACAGATGCTGAGTTCTGGTATGAGTGTAGATGTGGATGTCTTATTGACTTCCGGTAACTAA
- a CDS encoding TolC family protein: protein MNQTFKKAGYLMALATVPAILWAQQPTKSLSLNEAIELGLGHSKKLLLSDAAVQQAEASLQQSRDAKLPDLKVSGAYLYLAQPHLDLKFNQDNNDAGSAEEESSSSSFPKVNQAVYGMLSASMPLYAGGKISNSIKSAEYLANATKLDAKNEKEAVVQNIINAYYNLYKADAQLKLVKENLRTAEQRVKDFSNLEANGIIARNDLMKAELQQSNMELAVLDAQNNRKITNFNFNLMLGLDDSTNIQVDTTQVGTPASVESLSELIELARSNRFDYLATVERSQAAAYNTKAVQGNKYPTIALTGGYVAANVPKALSLYNAINVGVGVSYDLGALYKNGAKERSAKTQERIQEIKRAELDDDIQTEVFQAYNNYTHQLKKLDVLQKAIEQAEENYRITKNKYDNALATATELFDADVAQLQARINMANAKADAAVAYNKIYETVGVLNKRVHNLSTATN from the coding sequence ATGAATCAAACATTTAAAAAAGCGGGATATTTGATGGCGCTGGCTACTGTACCTGCTATTTTATGGGCCCAACAACCAACAAAAAGCCTAAGCCTGAATGAGGCCATTGAGCTAGGCCTCGGGCATAGTAAAAAGCTGTTGCTTTCTGATGCTGCCGTACAGCAGGCCGAAGCCAGTTTACAGCAATCCAGAGACGCTAAATTACCCGACCTCAAGGTTAGTGGAGCTTATTTATATCTGGCACAGCCCCATTTAGACCTTAAGTTTAATCAGGACAACAACGATGCAGGTTCAGCTGAAGAAGAAAGTTCCTCCAGCAGCTTTCCTAAAGTGAACCAGGCTGTATATGGTATGCTCAGCGCTTCGATGCCTTTGTATGCAGGTGGCAAGATCTCCAATTCCATAAAAAGCGCTGAATATCTGGCAAATGCTACGAAGCTGGATGCAAAAAATGAAAAAGAAGCCGTTGTTCAGAATATTATCAATGCGTACTATAATCTATACAAAGCAGATGCGCAATTGAAACTGGTTAAGGAAAATCTGCGTACGGCTGAACAACGTGTAAAAGATTTCTCCAATTTAGAAGCCAACGGTATTATTGCCAGAAACGACTTGATGAAAGCAGAGTTACAGCAAAGTAACATGGAGCTCGCCGTTTTGGATGCCCAGAATAACCGTAAAATCACCAACTTTAATTTTAATCTCATGTTGGGTTTGGACGACAGCACAAATATCCAGGTAGACACTACCCAGGTGGGTACGCCAGCCTCCGTGGAGAGCCTTTCTGAATTAATTGAACTGGCACGTTCCAACCGGTTTGACTACCTGGCCACCGTGGAAAGAAGCCAGGCCGCTGCCTATAATACAAAAGCAGTACAAGGTAACAAGTACCCCACTATTGCGCTAACCGGCGGCTATGTCGCTGCAAATGTTCCTAAGGCTCTCAGTCTCTATAATGCTATTAATGTGGGCGTAGGCGTGAGTTATGATCTGGGTGCTTTATATAAGAATGGTGCGAAAGAGCGGTCCGCAAAAACGCAAGAGCGTATCCAGGAGATCAAAAGGGCAGAGCTCGACGATGATATTCAAACCGAGGTTTTCCAGGCCTATAACAATTACACCCATCAATTAAAAAAATTAGATGTATTGCAAAAGGCCATTGAACAGGCTGAAGAAAACTATCGTATTACTAAAAACAAATACGATAATGCCCTGGCGACGGCTACAGAACTATTTGATGCGGATGTCGCCCAGCTGCAGGCACGGATCAATATGGCCAACGCAAAAGCTGATGCGGCTGTCGCATATAATAAGATCTATGAAACCGTTGGCGTTCTGAATAAACGGGTTCACAATTTATCCACAGCCACCAATTAA
- a CDS encoding TetR/AcrR family transcriptional regulator — MSDKKSHIINVAIELFSKNGFEGTSMRDLASAAGVNIAMINYYFGSKEKLFEAIVEGRSEKARKELEELAQDPSMSAIQKMDRIIEMQVAKVLEKRHFHKVLQNEVMLNKRPELNIAIGNIFKKNGAILRSILEEGVKNGEFNKVDNGLVVSSIMGTINHVFLSRTICNLIFEPTPQYGDPFENPKIKKRVIDHLKSLIHVYLLKTPPETKQE; from the coding sequence ATGTCAGACAAAAAATCTCATATTATTAATGTAGCCATAGAGCTATTTTCAAAAAACGGCTTTGAAGGCACTTCCATGCGGGATTTAGCCAGCGCCGCTGGCGTAAACATCGCCATGATCAATTATTACTTTGGCAGTAAAGAAAAGCTCTTTGAGGCCATAGTAGAAGGACGTTCAGAAAAAGCCCGTAAAGAATTGGAAGAATTGGCACAGGATCCAAGCATGAGTGCTATACAGAAAATGGATCGGATTATTGAAATGCAGGTAGCGAAAGTATTGGAAAAAAGACACTTTCATAAGGTATTGCAAAATGAGGTGATGCTAAACAAAAGGCCCGAACTCAATATTGCGATCGGTAATATTTTCAAAAAGAACGGCGCCATTCTAAGAAGCATATTAGAAGAAGGCGTTAAAAACGGAGAGTTCAATAAAGTCGATAACGGACTAGTGGTCTCCTCAATCATGGGCACCATTAATCACGTATTCCTGTCCCGAACGATCTGTAATCTGATCTTTGAGCCAACACCCCAATACGGAGACCCTTTTGAAAATCCGAAAATTAAAAAAAGAGTAATTGACCACCTGAAATCGTTGATCCACGTGTATTTATTAAAAACACCGCCAGAAACAAAACAGGAATAA
- the mazG gene encoding nucleoside triphosphate pyrophosphohydrolase has protein sequence MDSKDITSLDRTSMELNRISKDEGLSEAFMKLVNIMDELREKCPWDKEQTVDTLRAMTLEEIYELTEAIDEKNWKDIKGELGDILLHLLFYARIGKELQVFSLVDVIEAISNKMIRRHPHIYGDVRVENSEDVKRNWQKIKQDKEKAAILSGVPNALPSMIKAARIQEKARQAGFDWPEGDTKAVYDKVQEEMQELLEAEKAEDPAAMEEELGDVFFSLINYARFLKLDPDKALEGCNRKFINRFNLMERLAEERGRRITDADLHFDEMNNLWNEAKQILKEKKR, from the coding sequence ATGGATTCAAAGGATATTACATCATTAGACCGGACATCGATGGAGCTCAACAGGATCAGCAAAGACGAGGGGCTTAGTGAAGCATTTATGAAACTGGTGAACATCATGGATGAACTCAGGGAGAAATGCCCTTGGGATAAGGAACAAACGGTTGATACGCTGCGGGCAATGACCCTGGAAGAAATATATGAACTCACAGAAGCGATTGATGAAAAGAACTGGAAAGACATTAAGGGTGAATTAGGGGATATTTTGCTGCATTTACTTTTCTATGCCCGGATCGGCAAGGAACTACAGGTGTTTAGCCTGGTTGATGTCATAGAGGCAATAAGCAACAAGATGATTCGACGCCACCCTCATATATACGGCGATGTTCGCGTGGAGAACTCGGAAGATGTTAAACGTAACTGGCAGAAAATTAAACAAGATAAAGAAAAAGCCGCGATCTTGAGTGGTGTCCCAAACGCGCTGCCATCTATGATTAAGGCGGCCAGGATTCAGGAAAAGGCGCGCCAGGCCGGATTTGACTGGCCTGAGGGCGATACAAAGGCCGTTTATGACAAAGTGCAGGAGGAAATGCAGGAATTATTAGAGGCGGAAAAAGCGGAAGACCCGGCAGCCATGGAAGAAGAATTAGGAGATGTTTTTTTCTCACTCATTAATTATGCACGTTTTTTGAAGCTGGATCCCGATAAAGCACTGGAAGGCTGCAACAGAAAATTCATCAACCGGTTTAATTTGATGGAAAGGCTGGCAGAAGAAAGAGGCCGCCGTATTACGGATGCGGATCTGCACTTTGATGAGATGAACAATTTATGGAATGAAGCTAAACAAATATTAAAAGAAAAGAAGCGGTAG
- a CDS encoding sensor histidine kinase has product MITTLRKAIFKQGYSLIIAAWMFTLSFVISNYWAFNASPQKVKQSFESYLARQEQDFEYLTTTTSSLKQLLSRTSDKSSLKLLDKDYGLFVYSITDSTPPQEIYWNTFNMNVSQSDLRLPDGYYPIRANNGLFEMLKKTIPTKNGDFLVVAMVPIRWTYFIESKYFRNSFAHAPDLEGMYYVDRSGGGEPIYNSKGQEVFKLSKYAQNPDQHPSMTSLIFKLLGILFVLIFINGIIGEITLIKGFYKGAFWLLITVVLLRFMTYWLPIPFNYRSYELFSPIIYASNMLHSSLGDLLINTLLFFWITFFIKYRHTKVGIRHQQLIRKYTKVIAVAALFIFALCTMNMVSIVSSLVRDSKIPINVADFFNLNIYTVVTFVILTFITLSFFNLSYFLHLPAVNAGFGLYERMAIVVISGLILVSFGVSSDMVNIKIFTLLWMVLYLLILQYRWEDLPRPLVASRYFLFWVMFFAATFTAILQFTNNRRQEEKKRYAEALALQADNAGENLVKMAISNFTNFFWNDNFNRLYEDGDNRFVKDSLIMANFSGFLNKFNTRIYTFDKNREPLFNGDSSSFGLLNALVSNSKPSNVTDLYIHGSESDNFNYIYRKEITSVFNNAVMGYLFVVLSPRKYVNNNLSLELLNNPVIVTGQIPQNYSYAVYKDRQIFSNSKDFEFSDSLSAQQIPKKEFKQINNFKVKELWYNAGNHTTVVITEKNNDLLNTITLFAYIFSSFVVVIVLLKLSGFIIQSRFKWKLIKSGLNFNIRFQVHATLIFISLFSFIIIGISTISFFISRFNKSNKDKLMQSTQILAGEIEESLSQELPFNMQTPNDLDAFYNSTVVAQRVIELANLNKQDVNLYDRNGNLEASSQPYIFNENIVSNKMHPKAFEALHLKHRIKFFQQETIGKLKYLSIYVPLYGKNKQVFGYLNTPALNSQYELDQEISSFLVTIINLNALIFLLAGAVASLLTFRITQSFSVIKEDMRKINLGIENEEIQWDRNDEIGDLVQEYNIMVRKLGESARALARSEREGAWKEMARQVAHEIKNPLTPMKLSLQFLQRSAQNSDADIHSLSKRVSDMLIEQIDQLAKIASDFSQFANIHHAKPETFTIEEIIAPLLLLYNTEDGIEVIYTPSAEKNSVRADKVQLRRVFTNLIKNAMEASEQMDRFTVRIEEQRVEKNVLVTVADKGMGITKEQASRIFVPNFTTKTSGTGLGLAICKGIVENAGGQIWFESEAEKGTTFYVTLPLYEEPEEDIMES; this is encoded by the coding sequence ATGATAACCACGCTACGAAAAGCAATATTTAAACAGGGCTATTCTCTGATCATAGCCGCATGGATGTTTACACTTTCCTTTGTGATAAGCAATTATTGGGCATTTAATGCTTCTCCGCAAAAAGTTAAACAGAGCTTTGAATCCTATCTGGCCAGACAGGAACAGGATTTTGAGTATCTGACGACCACGACTTCTTCTTTAAAGCAGTTGTTAAGCAGGACATCCGATAAATCATCCCTTAAACTGCTGGACAAAGATTATGGCCTTTTTGTCTATTCGATCACGGATAGTACCCCTCCACAGGAGATTTACTGGAATACCTTCAATATGAATGTCAGTCAGTCAGATCTACGATTACCGGATGGCTACTACCCTATCCGTGCCAATAACGGGCTGTTTGAAATGCTGAAAAAGACCATACCTACGAAAAATGGCGATTTTCTCGTCGTAGCAATGGTGCCTATCCGCTGGACCTATTTTATAGAAAGCAAATATTTTAGGAATAGTTTTGCCCATGCACCGGACCTGGAAGGGATGTATTATGTCGACAGGTCAGGTGGAGGAGAACCGATATACAATTCTAAAGGGCAGGAGGTCTTTAAATTAAGTAAGTATGCCCAGAACCCGGATCAGCATCCCAGTATGACTTCCCTTATCTTCAAATTGCTGGGTATTTTGTTTGTGCTCATCTTTATCAATGGTATCATAGGTGAAATTACACTGATCAAAGGCTTTTATAAAGGAGCCTTTTGGCTATTGATTACAGTGGTTTTGCTTAGATTTATGACCTACTGGCTGCCGATTCCGTTTAATTACCGGAGTTATGAACTCTTCAGCCCTATTATCTATGCTTCTAATATGCTGCATTCCTCTCTCGGAGATTTGCTCATTAACACCCTGTTGTTTTTTTGGATTACTTTTTTTATTAAATACAGGCACACCAAGGTAGGGATCAGGCATCAGCAGTTGATCAGGAAATATACTAAGGTCATAGCCGTAGCTGCTTTATTTATATTTGCACTCTGTACCATGAATATGGTCAGCATTGTCTCCAGCCTGGTCAGAGATTCAAAGATTCCTATAAATGTGGCGGACTTTTTTAATTTGAATATCTATACTGTTGTAACGTTCGTAATCCTGACATTTATTACCCTAAGCTTTTTTAATCTTTCCTATTTTTTGCACCTGCCGGCTGTTAACGCGGGATTCGGACTTTACGAAAGAATGGCTATTGTAGTGATCAGCGGTTTGATATTGGTTTCTTTTGGGGTCAGCTCAGATATGGTGAATATCAAAATTTTCACTCTGCTATGGATGGTGCTTTATTTACTAATCCTTCAATACCGCTGGGAGGATCTGCCCCGGCCCTTGGTGGCTTCGAGATATTTTTTATTCTGGGTGATGTTTTTTGCCGCTACCTTCACGGCAATATTGCAGTTTACCAATAACAGAAGACAGGAAGAGAAAAAGAGATATGCTGAAGCATTGGCCTTACAGGCAGACAATGCCGGTGAGAACCTGGTAAAGATGGCCATCAGTAATTTTACTAATTTTTTCTGGAACGACAACTTTAACCGGCTTTATGAAGACGGCGATAATCGCTTTGTCAAAGACAGTCTCATTATGGCCAATTTTTCTGGGTTTTTGAACAAATTCAATACCCGGATCTACACCTTTGACAAAAACAGAGAACCTTTATTTAATGGCGACTCTTCTTCTTTTGGTTTACTTAATGCCCTAGTGAGTAATAGCAAGCCGTCTAATGTTACAGACCTGTATATCCACGGATCGGAGTCGGATAATTTCAACTATATTTATCGAAAGGAGATTACCAGTGTTTTTAATAATGCGGTGATGGGCTATCTTTTTGTCGTATTGTCACCAAGAAAATATGTCAATAACAATCTCTCGCTAGAGCTATTGAATAATCCGGTTATTGTAACAGGGCAGATACCGCAGAACTATTCTTACGCGGTATATAAGGACCGTCAGATATTCTCTAACAGTAAAGACTTTGAGTTTTCGGACTCACTCTCTGCACAGCAAATACCAAAAAAAGAATTTAAACAGATCAATAATTTTAAAGTTAAGGAGCTGTGGTATAACGCGGGAAACCATACTACTGTTGTTATTACTGAGAAAAATAACGATCTTTTAAATACTATTACATTATTCGCCTATATTTTTTCATCTTTTGTGGTGGTGATCGTCCTATTGAAGCTATCAGGTTTTATTATTCAGTCAAGATTTAAATGGAAGTTGATTAAAAGTGGTCTAAATTTTAATATCCGTTTTCAGGTGCACGCCACTTTGATCTTTATTAGTTTATTCTCGTTTATTATTATCGGGATTTCAACGATCTCCTTTTTTATCAGCCGTTTTAATAAAAGTAACAAAGATAAGCTGATGCAATCGACTCAGATACTGGCTGGTGAAATTGAAGAAAGTCTGAGCCAGGAGTTGCCATTTAATATGCAGACTCCCAACGATTTAGATGCTTTTTATAATAGTACAGTAGTGGCACAAAGGGTGATTGAACTAGCGAATCTGAATAAGCAGGATGTCAACCTCTATGACAGGAATGGCAATCTTGAGGCCTCTTCTCAACCCTATATATTTAACGAAAATATCGTCAGCAATAAGATGCATCCAAAGGCTTTTGAGGCATTGCATTTAAAACACAGAATTAAATTCTTCCAGCAGGAAACTATCGGCAAGCTTAAATACTTAAGTATATATGTGCCATTATACGGTAAAAATAAACAGGTATTTGGCTATTTGAATACCCCTGCGTTGAATTCTCAATATGAACTGGATCAGGAAATTTCCAGCTTTCTGGTGACGATTATCAATTTAAATGCGCTCATATTTCTTTTGGCCGGAGCTGTGGCCAGCCTGCTTACTTTTAGGATTACACAGTCTTTCTCTGTCATTAAAGAGGATATGCGGAAGATTAATCTGGGTATTGAAAATGAGGAAATACAATGGGATCGAAATGATGAGATCGGAGATCTCGTACAGGAATATAATATCATGGTGCGTAAATTAGGAGAAAGTGCAAGAGCACTGGCCAGAAGTGAACGTGAAGGCGCCTGGAAAGAGATGGCTCGCCAAGTTGCTCATGAAATTAAAAACCCCCTAACGCCTATGAAACTGAGCCTGCAGTTTTTACAGCGTTCTGCCCAGAATTCCGATGCGGATATTCATTCGCTTTCCAAGCGCGTGTCTGACATGCTCATAGAACAGATTGATCAACTGGCTAAGATCGCCAGCGATTTTTCTCAGTTTGCCAACATTCACCATGCTAAACCTGAAACGTTTACGATCGAAGAAATTATTGCGCCTTTACTCTTGTTATATAATACGGAAGATGGTATTGAGGTGATTTATACGCCTTCTGCAGAGAAAAACAGTGTCCGGGCTGATAAGGTACAGCTCAGACGCGTCTTTACCAACTTGATCAAGAATGCCATGGAAGCGTCGGAACAAATGGACCGTTTTACCGTAAGGATTGAAGAGCAGAGGGTTGAAAAAAACGTGTTGGTTACCGTTGCTGACAAAGGAATGGGTATTACAAAAGAACAAGCGAGCCGGATCTTTGTACCCAACTTTACAACCAAGACCTCCGGTACAGGGTTGGGGCTTGCTATCTGTAAGGGTATCGTTGAAAATGCAGGTGGACAAATCTGGTTTGAAAGTGAGGCCGAAAAAGGAACAACATTTTATGTAACGCTGCCTCTTTACGAGGAACCAGAAGAAGACATTATGGAAAGCTAA
- a CDS encoding DUF4157 domain-containing protein, producing the protein MELVPYLSDSTDTATEKIRVRIRQNALLAKIACKCIRQKDVALTVYKTIYLSHSTPGGFLANERWVAHELAHVRQFMTYGYIRFLVMYLAESLRKGYFQNKWEAEARAQEEKTDILQEFYFEYQL; encoded by the coding sequence ATGGAACTCGTTCCTTATTTATCTGATTCAACAGACACGGCGACAGAAAAAATCCGTGTCCGGATCCGGCAAAACGCCTTGCTGGCGAAAATTGCCTGCAAGTGTATCCGGCAAAAAGATGTGGCGCTCACTGTTTATAAAACCATCTATTTATCGCATAGCACACCCGGTGGTTTTTTAGCCAACGAGCGTTGGGTCGCGCATGAGCTCGCCCATGTACGGCAATTTATGACTTACGGTTACATTCGTTTTTTGGTGATGTATCTTGCAGAGAGCCTTCGTAAAGGATATTTTCAAAATAAGTGGGAAGCGGAAGCCCGCGCCCAGGAAGAAAAAACCGATATTCTGCAGGAATTTTACTTTGAATATCAGCTGTAA
- the apaG gene encoding Co2+/Mg2+ efflux protein ApaG, which translates to MTYQISQGIKINVETFFQPDQSSPLVNEYLFAYRITIENHNPFVVRLLNRHWHIFDSNGTTQEVKGEGVVGAQPYIEPGAAYQYVSGCSLNSEMGRMHGEYLMENQNTKDQFAVPIPAFDLITPSKLN; encoded by the coding sequence ATGACCTACCAAATATCACAGGGCATAAAAATTAATGTAGAGACCTTTTTTCAGCCGGATCAAAGTAGTCCCCTGGTAAATGAATATTTATTTGCCTACAGGATTACTATTGAAAACCATAATCCCTTTGTCGTGCGATTGCTCAATCGACACTGGCATATATTTGATTCCAATGGCACGACCCAGGAAGTTAAAGGAGAGGGAGTCGTGGGAGCCCAGCCCTATATAGAACCTGGGGCAGCCTATCAATATGTGAGCGGGTGCAGCCTAAATTCAGAAATGGGAAGAATGCATGGAGAATATCTGATGGAAAATCAAAACACCAAAGATCAGTTTGCAGTTCCGATTCCGGCATTTGATTTGATCACGCCTTCTAAATTAAATTAG
- a CDS encoding asparaginase domain-containing protein, which yields MTIRILVTGGTFDKEYDMIHGKLDFEQTHVPEMLQLGRCTVPVEIRTLMMVDSLEMTDTDRELILHTCRSVPEDRILLTHGTDTMSQTAAYLAAANLPKTIVITGAMIPYKFGSSDGFFNLGAALAFLQTLPHGVYVAMNGRYYNWDNVRKNKKTGFFEEITLT from the coding sequence ATGACAATCCGAATTTTGGTCACAGGAGGAACGTTTGACAAAGAATATGATATGATTCATGGGAAGCTTGATTTTGAACAGACCCATGTTCCCGAGATGCTGCAATTAGGGCGGTGTACCGTGCCGGTAGAAATCAGAACACTGATGATGGTGGACAGCCTGGAAATGACTGATACTGACAGAGAGTTGATTCTGCATACCTGCCGGTCCGTTCCGGAAGACCGGATCTTATTGACGCATGGTACAGATACGATGAGTCAGACAGCGGCATATCTTGCAGCCGCAAACTTGCCTAAAACCATCGTTATCACGGGAGCTATGATTCCCTATAAGTTTGGAAGCTCTGACGGCTTTTTCAATTTAGGGGCCGCACTTGCTTTTCTGCAAACCTTACCACACGGGGTGTATGTCGCCATGAACGGCCGGTATTATAACTGGGATAATGTCCGTAAAAACAAGAAAACAGGTTTCTTCGAAGAAATCACGCTGACTTAA